A window from Nitrospira sp. ND1 encodes these proteins:
- the urtC gene encoding urea ABC transporter permease subunit UrtC, with amino-acid sequence MASQSNTRNEGPILWGIGFILLFVLPILNVLPAEDSWLHVSDFALNRFGKFLAFAILALGLDLIWGYAGILSLGQGVFFGVGAYCIGMHLMLTIGNESVYGSALPDFMVWNQVTELPLFWRPFYSFTAAVLAGLLVPAGFALLFGFLAFRSRIRGVYFAIITQALALMAWLVFNRNETNLGGTNGLTDFKTILGFRLSEPGTQLALYVVTVLCLGGSYVLCRWIIASRAGRVLIAIRDSEQRVLFSGYAPANYKLFVFVVSAALAGLAGILYVPQVGIITPAQMGVLPSLEMVIWVAVGGRATLVGAIVGAVGVNLGRSILTNHFPELWPFFLGGLFVVVVLLFPDGVMGISTQVREKALEWSARLRKPPAVEEEQA; translated from the coding sequence TTGGCGTCACAGTCGAACACACGAAACGAAGGCCCCATCCTTTGGGGCATCGGGTTTATACTTCTCTTTGTGCTGCCGATTCTCAACGTGTTGCCGGCCGAGGATTCCTGGTTGCATGTGTCCGATTTTGCCTTGAACCGCTTTGGAAAGTTTCTGGCGTTTGCCATCCTTGCGCTCGGCCTCGATCTCATCTGGGGGTACGCAGGCATCCTCAGTTTGGGGCAGGGGGTGTTCTTTGGTGTGGGTGCCTACTGCATCGGGATGCACCTCATGCTCACGATCGGGAACGAGAGTGTCTACGGCAGCGCCCTGCCGGACTTCATGGTCTGGAATCAGGTGACGGAGTTGCCGTTATTCTGGAGGCCCTTCTACAGCTTCACGGCTGCCGTCCTGGCCGGCCTGCTGGTGCCGGCGGGCTTTGCGTTGCTATTCGGCTTTCTTGCCTTTCGCAGCCGGATTCGTGGCGTGTATTTCGCGATCATCACGCAGGCCTTGGCCCTCATGGCCTGGCTCGTGTTCAATCGGAATGAAACGAACCTTGGCGGGACCAACGGTCTAACGGACTTTAAAACCATTTTAGGCTTTCGCCTATCTGAACCTGGAACACAACTGGCCCTCTATGTTGTGACGGTGTTGTGTCTGGGCGGATCCTATGTGCTGTGCCGCTGGATCATTGCGTCGCGGGCCGGCCGGGTGCTGATCGCCATTCGCGACAGCGAGCAACGCGTCCTGTTTTCTGGTTACGCGCCGGCCAATTACAAATTGTTTGTTTTTGTGGTCTCCGCAGCGCTGGCGGGCCTAGCCGGAATTCTGTATGTCCCGCAAGTCGGGATCATTACTCCGGCGCAGATGGGGGTATTGCCCTCGCTTGAAATGGTTATTTGGGTAGCAGTGGGAGGCCGCGCGACGCTTGTCGGTGCCATTGTCGGCGCCGTCGGCGTCAATCTAGGCCGCAGCATTCTCACGAATCACTTTCCGGAACTGTGGCCGTTTTTCCTGGGGGGACTGTTTGTTGTGGTGGTGCTGTTGTTTCCCGACGGGGTTATGGGGATCAGCACGCAGGTGCGTGAGAAGGCTTTGGAGTGGAGCGCCCGATTGCGAAAGCCCCCTGCGGTCGAGGAGGAACAGGCATGA
- the urtB gene encoding urea ABC transporter permease subunit UrtB encodes MNFLVGILLVWCAVTLGVTDGSGAEARPGASAPDQLEQVLKELSSDEESVRERAIGLLIEQGDITWLPRLEELRANADRSLRMAIKPVADAWRHRANLASLDADTRRSAATDLGTGGRVMAIPWLEAAASGETHRWARYAMDESTQLLKLASNDPNVKAQAAAKLGEMRSQNAVPALKELVHAASDPNSTEQQKTLAPVATLAIEQIETWNVWSTVIETVFRGISLSSILLIMSVGLAIVFGLMGVINMAHGELMMIGAYATFVMQECFKLYAPPAWLDSYYLAALPASFLAAGLLGFILEATVIRFLYGRPLETMLATWGVSLILIQGARIYFGDLTAVAAPAWLNGGTQAMVGVFLPFNRLFIIGLSILCVTGIYAFLFRSSLGLRVRAVTQNRNMSACLGIPTRKVDAYTFAFGSGLAGIAGWALTLVGNVEPGLGQNYIVDSFMVVVTGGVGKLAGTIIASLGIGGLNKVMEPSLGAVYGKVLILVLVILFLQRRPAGLFAVKGRHAEG; translated from the coding sequence ATGAATTTCCTCGTGGGGATCCTGTTGGTCTGGTGCGCGGTGACATTGGGCGTGACGGACGGGTCTGGGGCGGAGGCACGTCCCGGTGCCTCCGCGCCGGATCAACTTGAGCAGGTGTTGAAAGAGTTGTCGAGTGACGAAGAATCGGTGCGAGAACGGGCGATTGGTCTGTTGATCGAACAGGGGGACATCACCTGGTTGCCACGGTTGGAGGAGTTGCGGGCCAACGCGGATAGAAGTCTGCGCATGGCGATCAAGCCGGTGGCCGATGCCTGGAGACACCGCGCCAACCTGGCCAGCCTGGATGCCGACACGCGGCGCTCGGCTGCGACCGACCTGGGGACGGGCGGGCGAGTCATGGCCATTCCCTGGTTGGAAGCGGCGGCGAGCGGTGAGACCCACCGGTGGGCTCGGTATGCGATGGACGAGTCCACACAGTTGCTGAAGCTCGCTTCTAACGATCCGAACGTGAAGGCGCAGGCTGCGGCGAAATTGGGGGAGATGCGTAGTCAGAACGCAGTCCCGGCATTGAAGGAACTGGTGCACGCCGCCAGTGACCCGAACAGTACCGAGCAGCAGAAAACGCTTGCGCCGGTGGCGACTCTTGCCATCGAGCAGATTGAAACCTGGAACGTCTGGTCGACGGTGATCGAAACGGTGTTTCGCGGCATCAGTCTGAGTTCCATCCTTCTCATCATGTCCGTGGGACTCGCGATTGTCTTTGGGTTGATGGGCGTCATCAATATGGCGCACGGCGAACTGATGATGATCGGCGCCTATGCCACGTTTGTGATGCAGGAATGCTTCAAGCTCTATGCCCCTCCAGCCTGGCTTGATTCATACTACCTTGCGGCATTGCCGGCCTCGTTTCTCGCTGCCGGCTTGCTCGGATTTATCCTGGAAGCGACGGTGATTCGCTTCCTCTACGGACGTCCTTTAGAGACGATGCTGGCGACCTGGGGCGTGAGCCTGATTCTGATTCAGGGGGCACGGATCTATTTCGGGGATTTGACGGCGGTCGCGGCTCCTGCCTGGCTAAACGGCGGGACGCAGGCCATGGTGGGGGTGTTTTTGCCGTTTAATCGCCTGTTCATCATCGGCCTCTCCATCCTCTGTGTGACCGGGATTTACGCATTTCTGTTTCGGTCGAGCTTAGGGTTACGAGTGCGAGCCGTGACGCAGAACCGCAACATGAGCGCCTGCCTGGGTATCCCCACCAGGAAGGTCGATGCGTACACGTTTGCCTTCGGGTCCGGCTTGGCCGGGATCGCGGGCTGGGCCTTAACGCTGGTCGGGAATGTGGAGCCGGGACTCGGGCAAAACTACATCGTGGATTCATTCATGGTGGTGGTGACAGGCGGTGTCGGGAAACTTGCCGGCACCATCATTGCCTCGTTGGGGATCGGCGGGTTGAACAAAGTGATGGAGCCCAGTCTTGGAGCGGTCTACGGCAAGGTCTTGATCCTTGTGCTGGTGATTCTCTTCCTCCAGCGACGGCCGGCCGGACTGTTTGCGGTCAAGGGGCGTCACGCAGAAGGATAG
- the urtA gene encoding urea ABC transporter substrate-binding protein has protein sequence MPEESSSRREFLVRSSRTAVGIGIAALLGNLGNWALSYGADKEPIKVGVLHSLSGTMAISEVSLKDVVSMAVEEINAKGGLLGRQLKLVVVDPASNWDLFSEKAKQLLVQDKVAVVFGCWTSVSRKSVLPVFEKNNGLLFYPVQYEGEECSKNVFYTGAAVNQQAVPAVEYLMSKEGGGFKKFYLLGTDYVYPRTTNKILRAMLLAKKVPAANIMEEYTPFHHQDYQTIVGKIKKFSAGGGACVISTINGDSNVPFYKEFANQGLRAEDAPIMAFSVAEDELRGMDKTALVGHLAAWNYYQSVDTPQNKQFVASFKAYCKKNNLPDSDKRVTDDPMEAAYFGVHVWKQAVEKAGSIEVDVVRKAVYGQKFLAPGGEIVMDEANHHTNKPVLIGEILKDGQFKVVWRSKGLVKPEPWSEYTNPEKGCDWVNHQGTYKKA, from the coding sequence ATGCCTGAGGAGTCCTCCTCGCGGCGTGAATTTTTGGTGCGGAGTTCTCGAACCGCGGTCGGGATCGGGATTGCCGCGTTGTTGGGAAACCTCGGGAACTGGGCGCTCTCCTATGGGGCCGACAAGGAACCGATCAAGGTCGGGGTGTTGCACTCGCTCAGCGGCACGATGGCGATCAGCGAGGTGTCGTTGAAGGACGTCGTCTCGATGGCGGTCGAAGAAATTAATGCGAAAGGCGGGCTGCTGGGGCGCCAGCTGAAACTGGTCGTCGTCGATCCGGCTTCGAATTGGGATTTGTTCTCGGAGAAGGCCAAACAACTATTGGTGCAAGACAAGGTTGCGGTGGTCTTTGGATGCTGGACGTCGGTCAGTCGGAAGTCTGTTTTGCCGGTGTTTGAAAAGAATAATGGCTTGCTCTTCTATCCCGTGCAGTATGAAGGGGAAGAGTGTTCCAAGAATGTCTTCTACACCGGGGCGGCGGTCAACCAGCAGGCGGTGCCGGCCGTGGAATATCTGATGAGCAAGGAAGGGGGCGGGTTTAAAAAGTTCTATCTGTTGGGAACGGATTACGTCTACCCACGGACGACGAACAAGATTCTTCGTGCCATGTTGCTGGCCAAGAAAGTGCCCGCGGCCAACATCATGGAGGAGTACACGCCGTTCCATCATCAAGACTATCAGACGATCGTCGGGAAGATTAAGAAATTCTCGGCCGGGGGCGGTGCCTGTGTCATCAGCACGATCAACGGCGACAGCAATGTCCCCTTCTATAAGGAGTTTGCCAATCAAGGTCTACGTGCCGAAGACGCGCCGATTATGGCCTTCAGCGTGGCGGAAGACGAGCTGCGTGGAATGGACAAGACGGCACTGGTTGGGCATTTGGCGGCATGGAATTACTATCAAAGCGTCGACACGCCGCAGAACAAGCAGTTCGTGGCGAGCTTCAAAGCTTACTGCAAGAAGAACAATCTGCCGGACAGTGACAAACGTGTCACCGACGATCCGATGGAAGCCGCCTATTTTGGTGTGCACGTGTGGAAACAAGCGGTTGAGAAGGCAGGCAGCATCGAGGTGGACGTGGTTCGCAAGGCCGTGTACGGCCAGAAGTTCCTCGCGCCGGGCGGAGAGATCGTGATGGACGAAGCTAACCACCATACGAACAAACCCGTGCTGATCGGCGAAATTCTCAAGGACGGCCAGTTCAAAGTCGTCTGGCGATCGAAAGGTTTGGTCAAACCGGAACCGTGGAGCGAGTATACGAATCCGGAAAAGGGATGCGATTGGGTAAATCATCAAGGCACCTATAAGAAAGCCTGA
- a CDS encoding GAF and ANTAR domain-containing protein, which translates to MATKRTLTQVEQALREKTREVDVLHRISESISNTLDLEAVLRHIVDMVVEVTKADACLLYLLSDKRDELILRASKNPHPKLIGRITIGMGEGITGWVARERTRVVIPNSASDDTRFKFFHNLPEDRYQAFVSVPITTKQEVVGVINVQHKRSRRYRPDELALLSTIATQVGGAIENARLYDQMTRKALQLDTLSQVSETVSSNRLIEDVLQLIVTMTAQMMGSKICSIILLDQPTGELRIAATQSLSEQYRRKPNVKIGQSISGRAVQDRRPIIVPDVTKEGTYMYPDMAAKEGLCSLLCVPMLVREKAIGVINTYTSKPHTFTAEDVKLMQAIANQAAISIEHTTLLEKSFEMQEALQVRKLLDRAKGYLMRSKRLSEEDAFKLIQRQSMDLRKSMREIAEAILLAGEIEERADKRRD; encoded by the coding sequence ATGGCGACTAAACGAACGCTGACTCAAGTCGAGCAAGCCTTGCGTGAAAAGACGCGTGAGGTGGATGTCCTCCATCGCATCAGCGAGTCGATCAGCAACACGCTCGACTTGGAGGCCGTGCTCCGGCATATCGTGGATATGGTCGTGGAAGTGACCAAGGCCGACGCCTGCTTGCTGTATTTGTTGTCGGATAAAAGGGACGAGCTGATCCTGAGGGCCTCCAAGAATCCGCATCCGAAGCTGATCGGGCGAATCACCATCGGCATGGGCGAGGGTATCACCGGATGGGTGGCGCGGGAGCGGACGCGTGTCGTCATTCCCAACAGCGCTAGCGATGACACACGGTTTAAGTTCTTTCACAATCTGCCGGAAGACCGCTACCAGGCATTTGTCTCCGTGCCGATTACGACCAAGCAGGAGGTCGTCGGCGTCATCAATGTGCAGCACAAGCGGTCGCGCCGATACCGGCCCGACGAACTGGCGTTGCTCTCGACCATTGCCACGCAGGTCGGAGGGGCCATTGAGAACGCCCGCCTGTACGATCAGATGACGCGGAAGGCGCTACAACTGGATACGCTGTCCCAGGTCTCGGAGACCGTGTCGTCGAACCGATTGATAGAGGACGTGCTGCAGTTGATTGTGACGATGACGGCTCAAATGATGGGATCGAAGATTTGCTCCATCATTCTTCTGGATCAGCCGACCGGTGAACTTCGGATCGCCGCCACGCAAAGTCTGAGCGAGCAGTATCGGCGCAAGCCCAACGTGAAGATCGGGCAAAGCATCAGCGGGCGTGCCGTTCAGGATCGTCGGCCGATCATCGTGCCGGATGTCACTAAAGAAGGCACCTACATGTATCCGGACATGGCTGCGAAGGAGGGCCTCTGCTCGCTCCTGTGCGTGCCGATGCTGGTGCGTGAGAAGGCCATCGGCGTGATCAATACGTATACGTCCAAGCCGCATACCTTCACGGCGGAAGATGTCAAATTGATGCAGGCGATTGCCAATCAGGCCGCGATTTCCATTGAGCACACCACGTTGCTTGAGAAATCGTTTGAAATGCAGGAAGCCTTGCAGGTCCGGAAGTTGCTCGACCGGGCTAAGGGGTATCTCATGCGGTCGAAGCGGCTGTCGGAAGAAGACGCATTCAAATTGATTCAACGCCAGAGCATGGATCTTCGCAAATCCATGCGAGAGATCGCAGAAGCCATTCTCCTGGCCGGAGAAATCGAAGAACGGGCCGATAAGCGTCGAGACTAG
- the aroB gene encoding 3-dehydroquinate synthase: MTRSSIDRPSHSIHVELGARSYAIVIRRDLLREIGEELKRLKCVGKVGVVTDRNLAKHYLTQVTRRLKAAGFTVVPIVLPPGERTKTLRSIGTVMDALVNARFERSSTLLALGGGVIGDITGFAAAIYQRGIPFVQVPTSLVAQVDSSVGGKTGVDHPKGKNLIGAFNQPRAVFIDPAMLATLPLREWVAGLAEVIKYGVIADAAFFEYLEQNMASIQKLTDDAVAHIVKRSCEIKAQVVSEDEREADRRRILNFGHTIGHALESLGGYRGFIHGEAVAVGMVYEADLARHLGYCGAEVVARLRALVKAAGLPDRLPKVAFNALWGAMQQDKKVSAGTIFCVVPEQIGAVRIVPLEKATTRAWFQDVHTREAAELKRARPVGRAR; encoded by the coding sequence ATGACACGTTCTTCTATTGATAGGCCGTCCCACTCCATTCATGTCGAACTCGGTGCGCGAAGTTACGCCATCGTCATTCGCCGCGATCTTCTTCGGGAGATCGGGGAGGAGCTGAAGCGTCTCAAATGCGTGGGCAAGGTAGGGGTCGTGACCGATCGCAATCTTGCCAAGCACTATCTCACGCAGGTGACTCGCAGGCTGAAGGCCGCCGGGTTTACGGTCGTTCCCATCGTGCTGCCTCCCGGGGAGCGGACAAAAACCCTTCGCTCCATCGGGACGGTCATGGATGCCCTCGTGAATGCCAGATTTGAGCGTTCCTCGACGTTGCTGGCCTTGGGTGGGGGTGTCATCGGCGACATCACGGGATTTGCCGCCGCAATCTATCAGCGTGGCATCCCGTTCGTGCAAGTGCCGACGAGTCTGGTGGCCCAGGTCGATTCAAGTGTCGGCGGGAAGACGGGTGTCGATCACCCCAAGGGGAAGAATTTGATCGGGGCCTTCAACCAGCCGCGCGCGGTGTTCATCGATCCTGCGATGCTGGCGACTCTGCCGCTGCGCGAGTGGGTGGCTGGTCTGGCTGAGGTCATCAAATATGGTGTGATTGCGGACGCGGCCTTCTTTGAGTATCTGGAACAGAACATGGCATCGATCCAGAAGTTGACCGATGACGCCGTTGCGCACATCGTGAAGCGGTCCTGTGAGATCAAGGCACAGGTGGTGTCGGAAGATGAGCGTGAGGCCGACCGACGCCGCATTTTGAACTTCGGCCATACGATTGGGCATGCGTTGGAATCCCTCGGCGGGTATCGGGGCTTCATCCATGGGGAGGCCGTTGCGGTCGGGATGGTTTATGAGGCCGACCTGGCCAGGCACCTCGGCTATTGTGGCGCAGAGGTGGTTGCTCGATTGCGCGCACTGGTGAAGGCCGCGGGTTTGCCGGACCGGTTGCCGAAGGTCGCGTTCAATGCGTTGTGGGGTGCCATGCAGCAGGACAAGAAAGTGTCTGCCGGAACGATTTTTTGTGTGGTGCCGGAGCAGATCGGGGCCGTGCGCATTGTTCCATTGGAGAAGGCCACGACGCGCGCCTGGTTTCAGGATGTCCACACCAGAGAGGCAGCCGAATTGAAGCGTGCAAGGCCCGTCGGACGGGCACGTTAG
- the pilQ gene encoding type IV pilus secretin PilQ, translating to MKHAQVGVHPLLSVTVMAGVLGLAGYVQAAAPGETTGLTGFTQATDQSAALSVESAAPVPERAVAAAPAATMLTKVEVKPDGSRMALILSGNGVFTHTVKMIGDRRMVVDMPHIQSDGHQSQLMVGHALLSRVRFGYHADKVRLVLDLTQSVEHTIDSTDGRLVLTLEPKAAASVVETKTVDGGALAHVEASAEQTGSLEPKQPTSHPTLVTHKSPKALFRIQPIQLTAESVQKEDRKPESNEVVNGASRFVGRRISLDFQQADISNVLRLIAEVSGFNIVVGEGVKSKVTMKLANVPWDQALEMLLKMNALGMIRQGNIVWVDTLQNIAKQQDEEARAKDSKAKAEPIVTRVFYIRNLNATEVQTSLRQNLSPRGTMTVSAASNALIISDTESKLEVLRQLLDGVDLEVPQVQIEARIVQADTTYTRSLGVQWGIQNVNQLGSSSGTSAFKTGTTGAFGAQVSDFLINLPANPGLPSVPGAGFSIGKTDGAMLDVRLSAGELLGLTKVIAAPKITTLDKRDAKIAQGESIPFQTTSLQGTQTTFVDANLELNVTPQITSRDPKEIGKQILMKVRATRNAVGARSNPAGPSIDRREATTQVLVRDGETMVIGGVFVDTQSNNVAGIPYLSRIPVLGWLFKNKTENVSKQELLIFLTPTIVRSTT from the coding sequence ATGAAACATGCACAGGTTGGTGTACATCCGCTGCTGAGTGTCACTGTGATGGCCGGAGTGTTGGGGCTTGCCGGATATGTGCAAGCCGCGGCGCCAGGCGAGACGACCGGACTGACCGGATTCACGCAGGCCACTGACCAGAGTGCGGCCCTGTCCGTGGAGAGCGCCGCACCCGTCCCCGAGCGTGCAGTTGCCGCCGCCCCGGCTGCGACGATGCTGACAAAGGTGGAAGTGAAGCCTGATGGGAGCCGGATGGCGTTGATTCTCAGCGGGAACGGCGTCTTTACGCATACGGTGAAGATGATCGGGGATCGCCGGATGGTCGTCGATATGCCGCACATTCAGTCGGACGGCCACCAGTCACAGCTGATGGTCGGTCATGCCTTGTTGTCGAGAGTCCGATTCGGGTATCACGCGGACAAGGTGCGGTTAGTGCTGGATTTGACGCAGTCCGTCGAACATACCATCGATTCAACCGACGGCCGCCTGGTCCTGACTCTGGAGCCGAAGGCGGCGGCGTCCGTCGTTGAAACGAAAACTGTGGACGGTGGCGCCTTGGCCCATGTTGAAGCGTCGGCGGAACAGACGGGTTCGCTGGAACCGAAGCAGCCGACGTCCCACCCCACGTTAGTGACGCATAAATCACCGAAAGCCCTGTTTCGTATCCAGCCGATCCAGTTGACGGCGGAGTCGGTTCAGAAAGAAGACCGGAAGCCTGAGAGTAATGAGGTGGTGAACGGCGCATCCCGATTCGTCGGCCGGCGTATCTCCCTCGATTTTCAGCAAGCCGATATCAGCAATGTGTTGCGGTTGATTGCGGAGGTCAGCGGCTTCAACATTGTGGTCGGGGAGGGTGTCAAAAGCAAAGTCACGATGAAGCTGGCGAATGTGCCGTGGGATCAGGCCCTCGAGATGCTGCTGAAAATGAATGCGTTGGGGATGATTCGCCAGGGCAACATCGTGTGGGTGGATACCCTGCAGAATATTGCCAAGCAGCAGGATGAAGAAGCGCGGGCAAAGGACTCGAAGGCGAAGGCAGAGCCGATCGTCACCCGGGTATTCTATATCCGGAATCTCAACGCCACGGAAGTGCAAACGTCGTTACGCCAGAACTTGAGTCCGCGCGGGACCATGACGGTCAGCGCTGCGAGCAATGCCCTCATCATCAGCGACACGGAGTCCAAGCTGGAAGTCCTGCGGCAGTTGCTGGACGGCGTCGATCTCGAAGTACCGCAAGTGCAGATTGAGGCCCGCATCGTTCAAGCCGACACGACCTATACCCGCTCACTCGGTGTGCAGTGGGGTATCCAGAACGTCAACCAGCTGGGAAGCTCCAGCGGAACGTCTGCCTTCAAGACCGGAACTACCGGGGCATTCGGCGCCCAAGTCTCGGACTTCCTGATCAACTTGCCGGCTAACCCCGGATTGCCGTCGGTGCCGGGTGCCGGATTCTCGATCGGGAAAACCGACGGGGCGATGTTGGATGTGCGGTTGTCGGCCGGTGAATTGCTGGGCTTGACCAAAGTGATTGCGGCGCCGAAGATCACGACGCTGGACAAGCGGGACGCCAAGATTGCCCAGGGTGAATCGATCCCGTTCCAGACCACGTCCTTGCAGGGAACCCAGACGACCTTCGTGGATGCAAACCTGGAGTTGAACGTGACGCCGCAAATTACCTCTCGCGACCCGAAAGAGATCGGCAAGCAGATTCTCATGAAGGTGCGGGCCACCCGGAACGCCGTCGGCGCCCGGAGCAACCCGGCCGGTCCGAGCATCGATCGTCGTGAAGCGACGACCCAGGTGCTGGTGCGTGACGGGGAAACCATGGTCATCGGCGGTGTCTTCGTCGATACTCAGTCGAACAACGTGGCAGGAATTCCCTATCTGTCACGTATCCCGGTCCTGGGCTGGTTGTTCAAGAACAAGACCGAGAACGTCTCCAAGCAAGAGTTGCTGATCTTCCTGACGCCGACGATCGTGCGCTCGACAACTTGA
- a CDS encoding pilus assembly protein PilP produces the protein MKRRIWWRGSMAVAAVLLVSGGAVSPVEAKTLPHLRQVASMRPADSLKVMPLPEGKRSEPAVEAPASRSEAAVSASGDSLSTEFSGTSYDPSGRRDPFLPMIQLGQQTEQDVTLPPLQRVGLTELSLIGVLWGNYGYTAMVQTPDGKGYSIRRGTRIGPNNGVVSSITERGIIVQERFTDVYGNKQEREYVKLLHPKEGTE, from the coding sequence GTGAAGAGACGAATCTGGTGGCGCGGGTCGATGGCCGTTGCAGCGGTCCTGCTGGTGAGTGGAGGCGCGGTGTCGCCTGTTGAGGCGAAAACACTGCCTCACTTGCGCCAAGTGGCGTCCATGCGGCCGGCCGATTCCTTGAAGGTCATGCCGTTGCCCGAGGGGAAGCGGTCTGAGCCGGCTGTTGAAGCTCCGGCCTCGCGTTCCGAAGCGGCGGTCTCAGCATCGGGGGATTCATTGTCGACGGAATTTTCAGGAACCTCGTACGATCCGTCGGGTCGTCGGGATCCCTTCCTGCCTATGATCCAGCTGGGCCAGCAGACAGAGCAGGATGTGACTCTTCCCCCGCTGCAGCGCGTCGGCCTCACGGAACTGAGTTTGATCGGGGTGCTCTGGGGCAATTACGGTTACACGGCCATGGTTCAGACGCCGGACGGCAAAGGGTACAGCATCCGCCGCGGGACACGAATCGGGCCCAACAATGGTGTGGTCAGTTCAATCACCGAACGAGGCATCATCGTTCAAGAGCGGTTCACGGACGTGTACGGGAATAAACAGGAGCGGGAATACGTCAAGCTCCTGCACCCGAAAGAGGGTACAGAATGA
- a CDS encoding type 4a pilus biogenesis protein PilO, with protein sequence MSLNAISLDGLRSIPTGQKVALLGLLVAAILVGFYFYVVDPKTMELEAVQGQVAQLDTEIQNLTLKVKHLDELVAASKQLEIELAAKKERLPPEEEAVMLLKQVSDLGMRLGLDVRLWKPGTQAEDPSKLFIRMPINVEVAGGYHTAAIFFDRISKLSRIVTVQDVRIGAARVDQGRVVTQTVFDLVAYAAPGEKKAAAPVPAAKPK encoded by the coding sequence ATGAGTCTGAATGCAATCAGCTTAGACGGCCTCCGCAGCATTCCGACAGGTCAGAAAGTCGCGCTGCTCGGACTGTTGGTGGCGGCGATTTTGGTAGGGTTCTATTTCTACGTGGTCGATCCCAAGACCATGGAGCTGGAAGCGGTTCAGGGTCAGGTCGCCCAGTTGGATACCGAGATTCAGAATCTGACCTTGAAGGTCAAACATCTGGATGAATTGGTGGCGGCGAGCAAGCAGCTGGAAATCGAATTGGCCGCGAAGAAGGAACGCCTCCCGCCGGAAGAAGAGGCGGTGATGCTGCTCAAGCAAGTGTCCGATCTTGGCATGCGACTGGGGTTGGATGTCCGTCTCTGGAAGCCGGGGACGCAAGCTGAGGATCCGTCGAAGCTCTTCATTCGGATGCCAATCAACGTGGAAGTGGCCGGCGGATACCATACAGCCGCCATCTTCTTCGATCGTATCAGCAAGCTGTCCCGTATCGTGACGGTTCAGGATGTGCGGATTGGCGCGGCTCGTGTCGATCAAGGACGTGTGGTCACGCAGACGGTGTTCGATCTGGTGGCCTATGCTGCCCCGGGAGAGAAAAAGGCCGCCGCGCCCGTTCCTGCGGCGAAGCCAAAGTGA
- a CDS encoding PilN domain-containing protein: MIRINLLATGPRSRKAKPQWDVRAEALIGIGVLLVTLTGCWYYAASLDEDIQAKQSEKQVKDKQVAQLKEQVKAVQDFEEKKKQLEAKNRIIDQLEKSRTGPVKVLDHVSQSLNPLKVWLVRLNLKGNNVELEGRALTNDDVVEFVNNLRRTDQFGAIKLMESRAGLDNKMNTYQFKLDLSMKG, from the coding sequence ATGATTAGAATCAACTTGCTCGCAACTGGACCCCGGTCCAGGAAAGCCAAACCGCAGTGGGATGTACGTGCTGAGGCCTTGATCGGCATCGGGGTGTTGCTGGTCACCTTGACGGGGTGTTGGTATTACGCCGCTTCCCTTGATGAGGACATCCAGGCCAAGCAGAGCGAGAAGCAGGTCAAGGACAAGCAGGTTGCTCAGTTGAAAGAGCAAGTCAAGGCCGTGCAGGACTTTGAAGAGAAAAAGAAGCAGCTTGAAGCGAAGAATCGCATCATCGACCAGCTCGAAAAGAGCCGGACGGGACCGGTCAAGGTGTTGGACCACGTCAGTCAGAGTCTGAATCCCCTGAAGGTCTGGCTCGTGCGGCTGAATCTCAAGGGCAACAACGTCGAGCTCGAAGGTCGCGCGCTGACGAACGATGATGTGGTGGAATTCGTGAACAACCTGCGGCGGACCGATCAATTCGGCGCCATCAAGTTGATGGAGAGCCGGGCGGGACTGGACAACAAGATGAACACCTATCAATTCAAACTCGACCTGTCGATGAAAGGCTAA